GAATTCCAGCAGCAAAAAACCCGCCGGAACCTCGAGGGCAGGTCCCGGGTGGAAGTTCCGTTCATCCCATGTGTACTGACGAATTGGTTTCGTGGTCTGATCTCCTGGCACCACCGCCTGGCCAAAGAGTTGCGGTGTTTTCCCATTGGATAACAGAGGCCGGAGGACAAGGTCAGGTATGACCCAGATCGGTAAGAGCTTACCGTCTGCCCACTGAAAAACAAAAGCGTGAAAACGACCTTTGTGCAACAGGGTCATGATGACCTCGGCCCCTCCATCGCCAGTGACGTCCATTGCCTCCAGCGTCACCACAGCTCCTTCCCCGCTCAACGGGTACTCCGCAAGAGGTCTGAGGTGGGAGCCATCGATTCGAAAGGCGACAAGCCGATCGGCCCCTGCCAAGAGGAGCTCGCTTTTTCCGTCGCCTTCCAGATCGGCAACCGCCATGGCCGTCATGGAGCCGTCAAACACTGGTTCAAGCGCAATATGTTCTGAAGACATGACAGCGACAGGCGGCTTACTGGATGCTGGGGGGGATACAATGGCTGGCTTGCCAGTCGCCACAGGCGTCGGCACGGCTGGTCGAGCAGTCACAGTCGACTGGGTACGAGACGACTTATCATGAGTGATGACCCCAGGTTTTACCTGTGCGCTGGCGAGAACGATCGGGTTGCCGGTCAGTGCTGAATAGGCCTGCACATCGAGAGACATGGTATCCGCTGAGGGCGTCAGGCGGCTCAACAGAAGGGTCTGTATCTTTCCCTTGTCGGCGAGTTGCTTAAGCATCCGCGGCTCCGCTAACTCTCCTGCCCGTAAGTTCTTGTCAGCCAACAATATCGATCGTAACTGTCGCTCCTCAATCAGTTCGAAACGCCCTGTGTGAACCAGGGCCGCGGCCAGATCCTTAGTTATCGATCGCGCGCCTACTCCGCCGATCCCTTCAACGTCGACATTAGGAAATGCCACAATCATCCGAGCCATGGAGACCCTCACCCGATCACCTTTACGAAAGCTGGCCTTCTCGGCCTTTTTCACGACGGTGGCCTCGGCATAGCGCTCGTGAACGTGAAGGACGCGGACCATTCCAAGATCCTTATCCAACCTTCCCAGAATCTCTCCTGTAATTGGGTGTTTAAACTCTTCCCCTTCATGGAACACATCAAGTTCCATTCCCTGGAACACACCTTCTGCTGTCCCACGATCAATCAGGACCAGACCGCCCTCAGAACCGATGACAAGACCCTCAACGCGGGGAAAGGCGGCGGCGAGTCGTTCGGCGACAACCCTAGCAGCTTCAGCCAATCCGCCCTGCTGATCCTTGGCGGAAGACGGGCTTCCGCCACGAACGGGCGTTCGCTCCTCAGCCGATGCCATCCCGCTTGGAGAGGCAATGAGCAATATGAAAGAAAGAAAGACGAAAAGGAGCGCAACGCGGGAAACCGAAATCGGCGGAACAAATCGACCGCAACCCATAGCGACCCTCCTGCGACTACTACGCTTCACTGGGTTGCTCAACCAGCTCTATGAGCACACCATTGCATCCCTTTGGGTGCAGGAAAGCTACCCTCGTACCGCTGGATCCCGATTTAGGAACGCTGTCGATGAAGGGGAAGCCGGCCTCATGGAGGCGCCTCAGTGTCTCGGGAAGGTCCTCGACCTCAAGGCAGATATGGTGGAGGCCCTCGCCCCGCCTCTCGATGAATTTGCTTGTCGGGTTATCCGAGCCGATTCCCTGAACCAGCTCGATCCGACTCTCCCCAAGATCGAAGAACGCCACCTTCACACGCTCATCAGGAAGCGTCTCGAGGTCACCACACCCCTTCCCCAGAAGTGTCTCGAATAGCCTCGCCGAGGTCTCGACATCTTTCACCGCAATAGCAATGTGCTCGATCCGACGCACCATAGCTCAATACCATGGTATAGGGTTTAGGGTACAGGGTCTAGCAAACAAACACCATTCAAGAACAATGGTCGCAGCGTCTTTTCTTCACCCTATGCCCTCTACCCTATACCCTAAATCCTTCTTCAAATTGCGACCGATTCGCGATGCTCTCCGAAGACGCGCCGCAACACGGCGCAGATCTCCCCGATGGTGGCGTAGGCCTCGACCGCCTCGATCAAAAGCGGCAACAGGTTGCCGCTCCCCTTCGCCGCCTCGTCTAACGTATGGAGGACCCGCTCCACCCTGCTGTTGTCCCGACTGCGGCGGAGTCGATCGACCTTCGCTCGCTGTTCCATCTCAAACCCAGGATCGACAGCAAAGACAGGGATGTGAACAGACTCAGCAGCGGTG
This sequence is a window from Candidatus Methylomirabilis sp.. Protein-coding genes within it:
- the mce gene encoding methylmalonyl-CoA epimerase, encoding MVRRIEHIAIAVKDVETSARLFETLLGKGCGDLETLPDERVKVAFFDLGESRIELVQGIGSDNPTSKFIERRGEGLHHICLEVEDLPETLRRLHEAGFPFIDSVPKSGSSGTRVAFLHPKGCNGVLIELVEQPSEA
- a CDS encoding FG-GAP-like repeat-containing protein, which codes for MGCGRFVPPISVSRVALLFVFLSFILLIASPSGMASAEERTPVRGGSPSSAKDQQGGLAEAARVVAERLAAAFPRVEGLVIGSEGGLVLIDRGTAEGVFQGMELDVFHEGEEFKHPITGEILGRLDKDLGMVRVLHVHERYAEATVVKKAEKASFRKGDRVRVSMARMIVAFPNVDVEGIGGVGARSITKDLAAALVHTGRFELIEERQLRSILLADKNLRAGELAEPRMLKQLADKGKIQTLLLSRLTPSADTMSLDVQAYSALTGNPIVLASAQVKPGVITHDKSSRTQSTVTARPAVPTPVATGKPAIVSPPASSKPPVAVMSSEHIALEPVFDGSMTAMAVADLEGDGKSELLLAGADRLVAFRIDGSHLRPLAEYPLSGEGAVVTLEAMDVTGDGGAEVIMTLLHKGRFHAFVFQWADGKLLPIWVIPDLVLRPLLSNGKTPQLFGQAVVPGDQTTKPIRQYTWDERNFHPGPALEVPAGFLLLEFMMADLAGDGAVRLVTFKGGTTLEVRSRTGDRIGTYEVSGEALAPQHRAGPRMLIEKERDGERPQVILGREQKTGAGLLGSWTASKTAHLIVLKWDGARFQEVREIPISDGALADYAIADLGEGLGRRLLALVVKSGKLGWGKKSEIQAFRLQ